One Elaeis guineensis isolate ETL-2024a chromosome 10, EG11, whole genome shotgun sequence genomic window carries:
- the LOC105059770 gene encoding DEAD-box ATP-dependent RNA helicase 40, whose protein sequence is MATTEAAPASLGPRFAPEDPTLPKPWKGLIDGSTGLLYYWNPETNVTQYERPATSAPPLPPGPPPSASLPNLAPIPSARTVQQQPHQQMVQQAGQQVQQQQPSQQVFQQEGQLTQQQQQLSQQLPLQQSGQQMALQQTQQMSYQQPQQMPSQQFAQQQTPRHFSQVQLQQMPYQQISYLQGQLMPRPQGQQQQGLQFSSYQQGQQTQGPHVPYQQGQQPQGSHIPHQQQVQESQMMLQQQPQGSQASHSQGLQITTQLLQHPQGPQIAQQQGQQSQGSHIGNQLEQQKQGQQVGLPRVEEATRQEGKQAGLSVPQAQQSSLMSTNHHLPSSLPQVNISPVGSRSIQPQQQLGGASPVSAQQNSLYQLQPVGMDTSYRQQQTGGPTIPNQLGHTMVRSSMGLNMGYDDDQHERGRTEFYSSRRMEEPMRLPQQSLARSQPDMRVSHQFIPPGHSGGLNMLPQHPMPNLYSHAAFPNPAPLRPPVGMFGSSDFPNISAADAYRQHHEVTAMGDNVPAPFMTFESTGFPPEILREMHLAGFLSPTPIQAQTWPVALQKRDIVAIAKTGSGKTLGYLIPAFIHLRRCRNNSQFGPTVLVLSPTRELASQIQEEAIKFGHSSRVSCTCLYGGAPKGPQLREIERGADIIVATPGRLNDILEMRRINFRQVSFLVLDEADRMLDMGFEPQIRKIVNEIPPHRQTLMYTATWPKEVRKIAGDLLKNPVQVIIGGVDELAANKSITQYVEVVSPMDKQRRLEQILRTQERGSKIIIFCSTKRLCDQLARSIRTYGAASIHGDKSQGERDHVLYQFRTGEAPILVATDVAARGLDIKDIRVVINYDFPTGIEDYIHRIGRTGRAGATGVSYTFFSDQDWKYAADLVKLLEGANQHVPPEIRAMAARSGPLVPRPRAGMSRWDSGGSGRWDSGGGRGMRDGPGGFGGRGDFGGGRGMRDRPGGFGGRGSRNDFFGGRGPRGRGFGSGGPGGWGRHDRGPHDRYINPDGRGRYDVRRGFGERNRDRSYSRSPERVRTWGYDRSRSESSRSRSRSRSRSRSRSRSRSRSWSKSSRSRSRSRSRSYDRYERPRGQDYDHSPMPAAATAATGFDPPAVAELEAPPVPEFDSSLPLSGDMSPMSPGQNNGSFPRTELTSQLPGPVGGRLDFPESGVSPELPPHQVADL, encoded by the exons ATGGCAACAACGGAGGCGGCTCCAGCTTCACTTGGCCCACGATTTGCGCCAGAGGACCCGACACTCCCAAAGCCCTGGAAAGGGCTGATCGATGGAAGCACTGGTCTCTTGTACTACTGGAACCCTGAAACAAATGTCACCCAGTATGAGAGGCCAGCTACCTCAGCCCCTCCACTGCCGCCCGGTCCTCCTCCCTCGGCCTCCTTGCCAAACTTAGCCCCAATACCCAGTGCTCGCACCGTACAACAGCAGCCTCACCAACAAATGGTTCAGCAGGCAGGACAGCAAGTGCAGCAACAACAGCCAAGTCAACAGGTTTTTCAGCAAGAAGGCCAGCTAACTCAACAACAGCAGCAGCTGAGCCAGCAATTGCCACTTCAGCAGTCAGGTCAGCAGATGGCGCTTCAGCAAACCCAGCAGATGTCATATCAGCAGCCACAGCAAATGCCAAGTCAGCAGTTTGCACAGCAGCAGACCCCTCGGCACTTCTCACAAGTGCAGCTGCAGCAGATGCCATACCAGCAAATTTCTTACCTTCAAGGGCAGCTTATGCCACGCCCTCAGGGCCAGCAACAACAGGGCCTGCAATTTTCTTCTTATCAACAGGGGCAACAAACACAAGGGCCTCACGTGCCATACCAGCAGGGGCAGCAACCACAGGGATCACATATTCCTCACCAACAACAAGTGCAGGAGTCACAGATGATGCTACAGCAGCAACCACAGGGGTCGCAAGCCTCACACTCCCAGGGCCTTCAAATTACCACTCAGCTGCTCCAGCACCCACAGGGGCCTCAAATTGCACAGCAGCAGGGGCAACAATCACAGGGTTCACATATCGGAAACCAGCTTGAGCAGCAGAAACAAGGGCAGCAAGTTGGGCTCCCGAGGGTGGAGGAAGCAACTCGCCAAGAGGGAAAACAGGCTGGTCTTTCTGTGCCTCAGGCTCAACAAAGCAGTCTGATGTCCACGAATCATCACCTTCCAAGTTCACTTCCTCAGGTTAATATATCACCGGTGGGAAGCCGTTCAATTCAACCACAGCAACAGTTGGGTGGGGCATCTCCTGTTAGTGCACAGCAGAATTCTTTATATCAATTGCAGCCTGTAGGAATGGACACAAGCTATCGGCAACAGCAAACAGGTGGCCCCACAATTCCGAATCAGCTGGGGCACACGATGGTCCGTTCTTCTATGGGATTGAACATGGGTTATGATGATGATCAACATGAAAGAGGGAGAACGGAATTTTATTCTTCCCGAAGAATGGAAGAGCCAATGAGGCTTCCACAGCAATCCCTTGCACGGAGTCAACCG GATATGAGAGTGAGTCATCAGTTTATCCCCCCAGGTCATTCAGGTGGACTGAATATGTTGCCACAGCATCCTATGCCAAACTTGTACAGTCATGCTGCCTTTCCCAATCCAGCTCCCTTAAGACCACCTGTAGGAATGTTTGGCTCATCAGATTTTCCAAATATCTCTGCAGCTGATGCATATCGCCAGCACCACGAGGTTACTGCAATG GGCGACAATGTTCCTGCACCATTCATGACGTTCGAGTCCACTGGCTTCCCTCCGGAGATACTTAGAGAG ATGCATTTGGCTGGATTTTTGTCTCCCACACCGATACAGGCGCAGACATGGCCAGTTGCACTACAAAAAAGAGACATAGTAGCAATTGCCAAAACCGGTTCCGGGAAGACCCTAGGCTATTTAATTCCTGCATTTATTCATTTGAGAAGATGTCGAAATAACTCTCAGTTCGGTCCAACAGTGTTGGTTTTGTCTCCGACTCGGGAGCTTGCTTCACAAATACAAGAAGAGGCAATCAAGTTTGGTCAttcttctagggtttcttgcACG tGTCTATATGGAGGAGCTCCAAAGGGTCCTCAGCTAAGAGAAATTGAACGAGGGGCAGATATTATAGTGGCAACACCTGGTCGGCTTAATGACATCCTCGAGATGAGGAGGATCAACTTCCGCCAAGTTTCTTTTCTTGTGCTTGATGAAGCAGACCGTATGCTTGACATGGGTTTTGAACCTCAGATACGAAAGATTGTGAATGAGATTCCTCCACACAGGCAGACTCTTATGTACACTGCAACTTGGCCTAaggaggtgagaaaaatagctGGGGATCTACTGAAGAATCCTGTTCAGGTGATTATTGGCGGTGTAGATGAACTTGCTGCAAACAAATCTATCACACAG TATGTGGAGGTGGTTTCACCTATGGATAAGCAGAGGCGCCTGGAGCAGATTCTTAGAACCCAAGAACGTGGATCCAAAATCATCATCTTCTGCTCAACAAAGAGGCTGTGCGATCAGCTGGCCCGCAGTATTCGTACTTATGGCGCTGCTTCCATTCATGGCGACAAGTCTCAGGGTGAAAGGGATCATGTCTTGTATCAGTTTCGCACTGGGGAGGCACCGATTCTAGTTGCTACTGATGTTGCTGCACGGGGTCTAGACATAAAAGATATCAG GGTGGTGATTAATTATGATTTTCCTACGGGGATTGAGGATTACATCCACCGGATTGGACGAACTGGGAGGGCTGGGGCTACTGGAGTATCTTACACCTTTTTCTCAGACCAAGATTGGAAATATGCTGCTGACCTAGTAAAACTTCTTGAAGGTGCAAACCAACATGTTCCACCAGAGATTCGGGCAATGGCTGCACGCAGTGGGCCCCTCGTCCCCAGGCCACGTGCTGGGATGAGCCGCTGGGATTCAGGTGGCAGTGGCAGATGGGACTCTGGAGGTGGGCGAGGAATGAGGGATGGTCCTGGTGGCTTTGGTGGTCGTGGGGACTTTGGAGGTGGTCGGGGCATGAGGGATCGCCCTGGTGGCTTTGGTGGGCGTGGCAGTAGGAATGATTTCTTTGGTGGGCGTGGGCCTAGAGGCCGTGGATTTGGATCAGGTGGACCTGGAGGTTGGGGCCGGCATGACCGTGGCCCACATGATCGATACATCAATCCTGATGGACGAGGCCGGTATGATGTTCGCAGGGGGTTTGGAGAGAGGAATAGAGACCGCAGTTATAGTCGAAGTCCAGAGAGAGTTAGGACATGGGGTTACGATAGAAGTAGGAGTGAGAGCAGTAGGAGCAGGAGCCGAAGCAGAAGCCGGAGCAGAAGCCGAAGTCGAAGCCGAAGCAGGAGTTGGTCaaagagcagcaggagcaggagcaggagTCGAAGCAGGAGTTATGATAGGTATGAGAGGCCTCGCGGGCAGGATTATGACCACTCTCCCATGCCTGCTGCAGCCACAGCTGCCactggatttgatcctccagcgGTGGCTGAACTGGAAGCTCCACCTGTACCTGAGTTTGATTCTTCTTTACCTCTGTCGGGTGATATGTCACCCATGTCACCAGGGCAGAATAATGGATCCTTCCCTAGAACTGAGCTTACCAGTCAGCTTCCTGGACCTGTTGGTGGGAGGCTTGACTTTCCGGAGTCTGGAGTCTCTCCGGAGCTGCCTCCACATCAAGTAGCCGATCTGTAA